Proteins from one Hydrogenivirga caldilitoris genomic window:
- a CDS encoding TrkH family potassium uptake protein translates to MRFTKPGPPQAVLLSYVALIAVGVLLFMLLPTTKAKVSPIDALFTVTSAVTVTGLTVINTETQLTDTGKWLILSLIQIGGLGYMTLTTFLLITFRRKIGVKERLILSESLNYPGVYGLVRFLKRVVLFVFIIEAAGCLLLYIHWVPSMGITGAAFPAFFHSVSAFNNAGFSLFTDNLIPFRGDLYVNLVISALIFLGGIGFFVIHDIYLLFTKRTERLSTHTKLVLSLSIMLVVFGWLGLILTEFAHYNGIWSLNWKERLLSTLFLSVSSRTAGFNTVDIGSLSESSLFLLTILMFIGASPGSTGGGIKTTTFSVILLSVLSYVRGRSEVVVFNRSIPQDLIHRAMVVMALAFTYIAFVNLLIDRIEEKDFLSTLFEVVSAFATVGLSVGGGEGLSFSAQFSSFSKILIVLSMIVGRVGIVSFALALVGREEESRIKHPEARLLL, encoded by the coding sequence GTGAGGTTTACAAAACCCGGTCCACCGCAGGCTGTGTTGCTCTCCTACGTAGCTCTTATAGCGGTGGGGGTCTTGTTATTTATGCTATTACCCACAACAAAGGCAAAGGTGTCTCCGATTGATGCACTCTTTACTGTTACCTCAGCGGTAACGGTTACAGGATTGACAGTTATAAACACAGAAACCCAGCTCACGGATACAGGCAAGTGGCTTATCCTCTCCCTTATACAGATAGGTGGTCTTGGGTATATGACTCTCACCACTTTCCTCCTCATAACCTTTCGGAGGAAGATAGGGGTTAAGGAGCGGCTCATACTATCAGAGTCCTTGAACTATCCCGGAGTTTACGGTCTTGTCCGCTTCCTTAAAAGAGTCGTTCTATTTGTCTTTATTATAGAAGCTGCCGGCTGCCTTCTCCTTTATATTCACTGGGTACCGAGTATGGGGATAACAGGAGCTGCGTTTCCTGCTTTCTTCCACTCTGTATCCGCCTTTAACAACGCCGGGTTTTCCCTTTTTACTGATAATCTTATCCCCTTCAGGGGAGACCTTTACGTCAATCTGGTTATTTCAGCCCTCATATTCCTTGGGGGCATAGGTTTCTTTGTGATACACGACATCTACCTCCTGTTCACCAAAAGGACGGAAAGGCTATCAACCCACACAAAGCTTGTACTATCCCTGAGCATAATGCTTGTGGTTTTTGGATGGCTGGGGCTTATCCTTACCGAATTTGCCCATTACAACGGTATATGGTCTCTCAACTGGAAGGAGAGGCTACTTTCAACCCTGTTCCTGAGCGTATCTTCAAGAACTGCCGGCTTTAATACTGTTGATATCGGCTCCCTTTCCGAGTCTTCCCTTTTCCTCCTAACGATTCTTATGTTTATAGGGGCTTCTCCAGGGAGTACCGGAGGGGGCATAAAGACAACAACCTTCTCGGTCATACTTCTCTCGGTCTTATCTTACGTAAGGGGAAGGAGTGAAGTGGTCGTGTTTAACAGGAGTATACCCCAGGATTTGATACATCGTGCCATGGTTGTTATGGCTCTTGCTTTCACTTATATAGCTTTTGTTAATCTGCTCATAGATCGTATTGAGGAAAAAGATTTCCTGAGCACGCTGTTTGAAGTTGTTTCTGCTTTTGCGACTGTAGGGTTGTCTGTAGGAGGTGGTGAGGGATTGAGTTTCAGTGCCCAGTTCTCTTCCTTTAGTAAGATATTGATAGTTCTGAGCATGATAGTAGGTAGGGTTGGTATAGTAAGTTTTGCATTGGCTCTCGTAGGCAGAGAAGAGGAGAGCAGGATAAAACACCCTGAGGCGAGGTTGCTCCTGTGA
- a CDS encoding potassium channel family protein: MKKIFGVIGLGKFGFHVVKTLAEAKVDVIAIDKDPDRVRQVEEFVTHAYVADALDEKALEESGIFTADTVIVSIGQNIEASILVTVLLLNRGVKDIIAKAINPLHGEVLNRLGVKRVVYPEMETAVKLARSLIITGMVAEIPFAPGYSIFEIRAPERLTGKSLAELDLRKKHGITVLAIKRGDKVLVNPSAKDVIEDKDLLLVLGSEESVHSIVE; this comes from the coding sequence GTGAAGAAGATATTTGGAGTTATAGGGCTTGGAAAGTTTGGGTTCCATGTGGTTAAAACTCTTGCAGAAGCCAAGGTTGACGTGATCGCTATAGATAAAGACCCGGACAGGGTCAGACAAGTAGAGGAGTTTGTCACTCACGCATACGTGGCAGACGCCCTTGATGAGAAAGCCCTTGAAGAGTCTGGTATATTTACAGCTGACACGGTCATAGTTAGCATAGGTCAGAACATAGAGGCGAGTATCCTTGTTACGGTTCTTCTGCTTAACAGAGGGGTAAAGGATATCATAGCTAAGGCGATAAACCCTCTACACGGAGAGGTTCTCAACAGGCTCGGTGTTAAAAGGGTAGTGTATCCAGAGATGGAAACCGCCGTTAAGCTTGCCCGCTCGCTCATCATAACAGGTATGGTTGCAGAGATACCTTTCGCACCCGGTTACAGCATCTTTGAGATAAGAGCTCCCGAAAGGTTAACGGGCAAGTCTTTAGCGGAACTTGACCTCAGGAAGAAGCACGGCATAACAGTGCTGGCGATTAAGAGGGGGGATAAGGTCCTCGTAAACCCTTCAGCTAAGGACGTTATAGAGGATAAAGACCTTCTCCTCGTACTCGGTAGTGAAGAGAGCGTACATAGTATAGTGGAATAG
- a CDS encoding tetratricopeptide repeat protein yields the protein MDRLSYFKELLNKAPDNPMVHYSLAQEYYKVRDYENAIKHIESYLRLQEDEGAVYRLLAKCYEELGEFNKAMDVLEEGIKQALKYNHPSMAEEYRQWIEELRGMSF from the coding sequence ATGGACAGGCTGAGTTATTTTAAGGAGTTGCTGAATAAGGCGCCGGACAATCCTATGGTTCATTACTCCCTAGCCCAAGAGTACTACAAGGTGAGGGATTACGAGAATGCCATAAAGCATATAGAGAGCTATCTGAGGCTTCAGGAAGATGAGGGAGCTGTTTACCGCCTCCTTGCCAAATGTTATGAAGAGCTCGGTGAATTCAACAAAGCCATGGACGTTCTTGAAGAGGGCATAAAGCAGGCTCTTAAGTATAACCACCCGTCAATGGCTGAAGAGTACAGGCAGTGGATTGAAGAGTTAAGAGGCATGAGCTTTTGA
- a CDS encoding DUF3108 domain-containing protein, translating into MRFLFVLLFPFLLLAKELETCYRIYFWFLPVAQSCVEYSLKGEELRIRSWAKTIVVGKLVKRVNNWGEAELLSLKPKSFSLYQREGSFIRDHTYSFMKRGIAYRIVRYKEEGVDVKEGFYESSVYLFDPFSTSLLVYLDTPNYRGDRIYVFYDEKVQSVYYKTVGEEVVEVFDKTYPTWKVLLVPEVDTKGILKPKGEWFVWIDKETNIPVKLSVKFTIGSAQVFLERVKGNRDLFVEVKNGQAELF; encoded by the coding sequence ATGAGATTTCTCTTTGTACTTCTGTTTCCTTTCCTTTTGCTGGCAAAGGAGCTGGAGACTTGCTACAGAATCTACTTCTGGTTCCTTCCCGTTGCCCAAAGCTGTGTTGAGTATTCCTTAAAGGGTGAAGAACTAAGGATACGTTCCTGGGCTAAAACCATCGTCGTGGGTAAGCTGGTCAAGAGAGTCAACAACTGGGGGGAAGCCGAGCTACTCTCCCTTAAACCTAAGAGCTTTTCCCTATATCAAAGGGAAGGGAGTTTTATAAGGGACCACACCTATTCGTTCATGAAAAGAGGTATAGCGTATAGAATCGTCAGATATAAAGAAGAAGGGGTAGATGTAAAAGAGGGGTTCTATGAGAGCTCTGTGTACCTTTTTGACCCCTTTTCAACCTCGCTCCTGGTATACCTGGATACACCTAACTACAGAGGCGATAGGATTTACGTGTTCTACGATGAAAAGGTTCAGAGTGTCTATTACAAAACGGTGGGCGAGGAGGTTGTTGAGGTCTTTGATAAAACCTATCCTACCTGGAAGGTTCTTCTGGTACCTGAGGTTGATACTAAAGGTATATTGAAACCCAAGGGAGAGTGGTTTGTATGGATAGATAAGGAAACGAACATACCTGTAAAGTTGAGTGTTAAATTTACTATAGGGAGCGCACAGGTTTTCCTTGAAAGGGTAAAGGGAAACAGAGACCTTTTTGTGGAGGTAAAGAATGGACAGGCTGAGTTATTTTAA
- a CDS encoding GspE/PulE family protein yields MKLANGLIFEAVKMGASDIHIEPQEKKVIVRYRVDGVLRIYHQLPVNIRDSLVARYKIMSSLDIAEKRKPQDGRIRIKIERKKIDLRVSTVPTVYGEKVVMRIQEAEKYLNVKLEDLGFEPDDLEKFRNAIWKPWGMILVTGPTGSGKTTTLYSALMERNHPDVNIMTAEDPVEVSIPGINQVQVNERIGLTFSSVLRAFLRQDPDIILVGEIRDLETGDIAIRASLTGHLVFSTLHTNDAPTTITRLTDMGIEPFLVGSSLVLVVAQRLIRKLCPDCKVPHDVPKEALVRLGVIKSPDEDITIYKASEKGCATCNNTGYKGRTAVHEIMEIDEELRKLIIKGGTADDIRELAKEKGMRTLYQAGILKVRKGITSIEEVNRVLMQ; encoded by the coding sequence GTGAAGCTTGCAAACGGGCTCATATTTGAAGCTGTGAAGATGGGAGCTTCAGACATACACATAGAGCCTCAGGAGAAGAAGGTTATAGTTAGGTACAGGGTTGACGGCGTTTTAAGGATATACCACCAGCTGCCTGTAAATATAAGGGACAGCCTGGTAGCCAGGTACAAGATAATGTCAAGTCTTGATATAGCGGAGAAGAGGAAACCCCAGGATGGAAGGATAAGGATAAAAATTGAGAGGAAGAAGATAGACCTCAGGGTTTCAACTGTCCCGACAGTTTACGGTGAAAAGGTTGTCATGAGGATTCAGGAGGCTGAAAAGTACCTTAATGTTAAGCTTGAGGACCTAGGCTTTGAACCCGATGATCTGGAGAAGTTCAGGAACGCTATATGGAAGCCCTGGGGAATGATACTCGTTACAGGTCCGACCGGTTCCGGTAAGACGACGACCCTCTACTCAGCCCTGATGGAGAGAAACCACCCCGATGTGAACATAATGACAGCTGAAGACCCCGTTGAAGTCTCTATACCTGGTATAAACCAGGTACAGGTGAACGAAAGGATCGGTCTAACCTTCTCAAGCGTTTTGAGAGCCTTCCTTAGACAGGACCCGGACATAATACTGGTGGGTGAGATAAGGGACCTGGAAACTGGAGATATCGCAATAAGAGCCTCCCTGACCGGACACCTCGTGTTCTCCACCCTTCACACAAACGATGCCCCCACAACTATTACAAGGTTGACAGATATGGGTATAGAGCCTTTCCTTGTAGGTTCTTCTCTTGTTCTGGTTGTCGCCCAGAGGCTTATAAGGAAGCTATGCCCGGATTGCAAGGTTCCCCATGATGTGCCAAAGGAAGCCCTTGTGAGGTTGGGTGTAATTAAGTCTCCCGATGAGGATATAACCATATACAAAGCAAGTGAGAAGGGTTGTGCCACCTGTAATAATACCGGCTACAAGGGAAGAACGGCGGTTCATGAGATTATGGAGATAGATGAAGAGCTCAGGAAGCTCATAATAAAGGGTGGTACAGCAGATGACATAAGGGAGCTTGCAAAGGAAAAGGGTATGAGAACCCTTTATCAGGCAGGTATACTGAAGGTAAGGAAGGGAATAACCTCCATTGAAGAGGTAAACAGAGTGCTCATGCAATGA
- the panB gene encoding 3-methyl-2-oxobutanoate hydroxymethyltransferase — protein MGRVTLWSLRKKKWRGEKITMISTYDFLSAKLCQEAGIDSVLVGDSLGMVFQGLDSTLPVTLEEVIYHARAVRRGAPELFLVVDMPFMSYQVSIEEGIKNCGRVIKETGAQAVKIEGGESVAELVYRLTGVGIPVVGHLGFTPQSINLFGVPRVVGKEEKEAERLRIDFKALVEAGVDMIVLESVPWRLAKELTESSEVITIGIGAGKFCDGQVLVFHDLVGLYEEAKPKFVRRYAEGAKIFREALTKFKIEVEKGEFPSEEESYGT, from the coding sequence ATGGGAAGAGTAACCCTTTGGAGCTTAAGGAAAAAGAAGTGGAGGGGAGAAAAGATAACGATGATATCTACTTACGATTTCCTATCCGCCAAGCTTTGTCAAGAGGCTGGCATTGATTCTGTTCTGGTAGGAGATTCCCTGGGAATGGTTTTCCAAGGTCTGGACTCAACGCTACCTGTTACCCTTGAGGAGGTCATCTACCATGCCAGGGCTGTGAGGAGAGGTGCCCCTGAACTTTTTTTGGTTGTTGATATGCCTTTTATGAGCTACCAGGTTTCTATTGAGGAGGGGATAAAGAATTGTGGTAGGGTAATAAAAGAGACGGGAGCTCAGGCGGTAAAGATAGAGGGTGGTGAGAGTGTTGCAGAGCTCGTTTACAGGCTTACCGGTGTGGGTATCCCTGTTGTGGGGCATTTGGGTTTCACTCCCCAGTCAATAAACCTCTTCGGAGTTCCAAGGGTTGTGGGTAAAGAGGAGAAGGAAGCAGAGAGATTGAGGATAGACTTCAAAGCCCTTGTAGAAGCGGGTGTTGATATGATAGTTCTTGAAAGTGTCCCTTGGAGACTCGCTAAGGAGTTGACAGAAAGTTCCGAAGTAATAACTATAGGGATAGGAGCGGGAAAATTTTGTGATGGACAGGTGCTTGTATTTCACGACCTGGTGGGGCTCTATGAGGAAGCGAAACCTAAATTTGTCAGGAGGTATGCGGAAGGTGCAAAAATTTTCAGAGAAGCCCTCACAAAATTTAAAATAGAAGTTGAGAAGGGGGAGTTCCCTTCCGAAGAGGAAAGTTATGGAACATGA
- a CDS encoding EamA family transporter, with protein MKAVIFALLSALVWGTAPLIFKLGLRGDVPPLVGIFFHNLTASIFALVSMLILKEGFSYPLRDITIISFGGFVSGFLGLLLYYKAIKLGDVSVVAPIVASSPLWASLFAFVLLGEHFTPMKLVGTILVVTGVVLITLSR; from the coding sequence GTGAAAGCTGTTATCTTTGCCCTTCTTTCTGCTCTGGTGTGGGGAACAGCACCCCTAATATTCAAGCTGGGTCTTAGAGGTGATGTGCCTCCTCTTGTAGGGATATTCTTTCATAATTTAACAGCTTCTATATTTGCCCTGGTGTCAATGCTGATTTTAAAAGAGGGTTTTAGCTACCCTCTCAGAGATATTACGATAATATCCTTCGGCGGTTTCGTTTCTGGCTTCCTTGGACTCCTGCTCTACTACAAGGCTATAAAACTTGGTGACGTGTCGGTTGTTGCTCCTATTGTGGCGAGCTCTCCTCTCTGGGCTAGCCTGTTTGCCTTTGTGCTCCTTGGAGAACACTTCACTCCTATGAAACTTGTAGGCACCATTCTTGTGGTAACAGGTGTTGTTCTGATAACCTTATCAAGATGA
- the xth gene encoding exodeoxyribonuclease III encodes MKVASYNINSIKARKELLFSWLEREPVDVLCLQELKQEEENFPFREFEERGYKCEVFSQKAYNGVCICSKLPMEDVRKGFGEPYFDRQKRIIKAKVKGIWIVNVYAPHGDLRGTDKFYYKLSFYEKLLSYLSENFSPEEPVCMVGDFNVAREDIDVFDPELLRDTIGTMREEREAFTRILEWGFIDAFRYLYPEKVQFTWWDYIGGMIWKDKGMRIDYILVTTPLLKYLKDVYVDLWPRIRRTPKPSDHAPVIGVFEL; translated from the coding sequence ATGAAGGTCGCATCCTACAACATCAACTCCATAAAGGCAAGGAAAGAGCTACTCTTTAGCTGGCTTGAAAGGGAACCCGTGGATGTGCTCTGCCTACAGGAGTTAAAACAGGAAGAGGAGAACTTTCCCTTTAGAGAGTTTGAAGAGAGAGGTTATAAATGTGAGGTGTTCTCCCAGAAAGCTTACAACGGGGTATGCATATGCTCAAAGCTGCCTATGGAAGATGTCAGGAAGGGTTTTGGTGAGCCTTATTTTGACCGGCAAAAGAGGATAATAAAGGCAAAGGTTAAGGGTATCTGGATTGTGAACGTTTACGCCCCCCATGGAGATTTAAGAGGTACAGACAAGTTTTACTACAAGCTTTCGTTCTACGAAAAGCTTCTCTCTTATCTGTCCGAGAACTTTTCTCCTGAAGAGCCTGTATGCATGGTTGGGGATTTCAACGTAGCGAGGGAGGACATAGACGTCTTTGACCCTGAACTCCTGAGGGATACCATCGGAACCATGAGGGAAGAAAGGGAAGCTTTTACCAGAATCCTTGAGTGGGGTTTTATAGATGCCTTCAGGTATCTGTATCCCGAAAAAGTTCAGTTCACATGGTGGGATTACATAGGGGGTATGATATGGAAAGACAAGGGTATGAGAATAGATTACATACTTGTGACAACCCCTCTTCTGAAGTATCTAAAAGATGTTTACGTTGACCTGTGGCCCAGGATAAGGAGAACACCTAAACCCTCAGACCATGCACCTGTAATTGGAGTCTTTGAGCTGTGA
- a CDS encoding dephospho-CoA kinase yields the protein MKHNWENYREKVLELKQIFKNKNEGTEVEVEVLLPEDEGYDSEVGVPYVRVRYYVNDHYHERKIELYEYHLKKELDDLVNLIEHFIQEFEMEIDQSEYGGG from the coding sequence ATGAAACACAACTGGGAAAACTACAGGGAAAAAGTCCTTGAGCTTAAGCAGATTTTTAAGAACAAGAATGAGGGAACAGAGGTAGAAGTGGAGGTGCTTTTACCCGAGGACGAGGGATACGATTCCGAAGTGGGGGTTCCTTACGTGAGGGTAAGGTATTACGTTAACGACCATTACCATGAGAGGAAGATAGAATTGTACGAGTACCATCTTAAGAAGGAACTTGACGACCTCGTAAATCTTATAGAGCATTTTATACAAGAATTTGAAATGGAAATTGACCAGAGCGAGTATGGAGGAGGTTAA
- a CDS encoding LpxI family protein, with protein sequence MPIGLIAGKGRLPEVFREKVIERGEELVVVGVKGITEMEADEILPVGKVGRLVKLFKKKGVDKVVMLGKFEHRLIYTSILHFDMKAFSVLRRAEDKRPASLIKAFMSSLEEEGFEFIDPRPYLESLLAQEGIMGRRVPSEEAMEDGLFGFLIAKEIAELDVGQTVVVKNKAVVAVEAMEGTQEAIRRGGKIGGKGTRVVKVARKNQDFRIDVPTVGLETLDVLKEIRADALFLEAGKVYILDKDKFLQKADRFGISVVGLC encoded by the coding sequence ATGCCTATAGGTCTTATAGCTGGAAAAGGACGTCTTCCGGAGGTATTTCGCGAAAAAGTTATTGAAAGGGGGGAGGAACTGGTTGTCGTAGGTGTGAAGGGTATAACCGAAATGGAAGCGGACGAAATCCTGCCTGTTGGTAAGGTTGGCAGGCTTGTCAAGCTGTTTAAGAAGAAAGGAGTAGATAAAGTTGTTATGTTAGGGAAGTTTGAGCACAGGCTCATATACACAAGCATACTTCACTTTGACATGAAAGCCTTCAGTGTACTCAGGAGGGCTGAGGATAAAAGGCCAGCCAGCCTTATAAAGGCTTTTATGTCTTCCCTTGAAGAGGAAGGCTTTGAGTTTATAGACCCCAGACCATACCTTGAAAGTCTCCTCGCTCAGGAAGGAATTATGGGTAGGAGGGTGCCTTCAGAAGAGGCTATGGAGGACGGACTCTTCGGCTTTCTTATAGCTAAGGAGATAGCTGAGCTTGACGTGGGGCAGACTGTGGTTGTTAAAAACAAGGCAGTGGTGGCAGTTGAAGCTATGGAGGGGACGCAGGAAGCCATAAGGAGAGGGGGAAAGATAGGGGGAAAGGGTACAAGGGTGGTGAAGGTCGCCCGTAAAAACCAGGACTTCAGGATAGACGTCCCAACGGTGGGGCTTGAAACCCTTGATGTATTGAAGGAGATTAGAGCTGATGCCCTTTTCTTGGAAGCTGGTAAAGTTTACATACTGGACAAAGACAAGTTTCTCCAGAAAGCGGACAGGTTCGGTATATCTGTCGTTGGGTTATGCTAA
- a CDS encoding Rne/Rng family ribonuclease, whose amino-acid sequence MDVRLIISASRNLVLTFLLKDKDISEIKVEKRGEKRLSGSIFKGRVKRFARSLDGVFVDIGIDKEAYLPLKSYEGFSEEEENCPAPDEGSEILVQMKREPMENKGAKLTCRISLPGKFLVYLPTTNRIFISSKIEDDSKRNYFKELFEKHLDKDGVIVRTSAEFATEEKLLQELQRLRKVWEDIKRKAASIKQGMVYEELPAYMQLVRDYWSDISEIVVDDRELWSELLVQLEEHSPELISKVRYVKNISVFFKKYGLDKALTKLFARYVWLKSGGYIIIEETEAMTVIDVNSGAGCGETLEENALKTNIEAAHEIVRQIKLRGIGGIVIIDFIDMKDKRNKNLLVDKVKELFADEGSNVHVYGITQLGLLELTRKKETPSVTRLLSIDCPFCKGKGYIKSPEVVLYEIEKEINYFKGRYLEIKVNPALKDKVESLLEKSNMKQWVSVKEECDAPLDYYEMFLTG is encoded by the coding sequence ATGGACGTTAGGCTTATCATTTCTGCTAGCAGAAACCTTGTCCTCACTTTCCTTCTGAAGGACAAAGACATATCCGAGATAAAGGTTGAGAAGAGGGGAGAAAAGAGGCTGTCGGGGAGCATATTTAAAGGGAGGGTGAAACGCTTTGCCAGAAGCCTTGACGGAGTTTTCGTTGATATAGGGATTGATAAAGAAGCTTACCTACCCCTCAAGTCTTATGAAGGGTTTTCCGAAGAGGAGGAAAACTGCCCTGCACCTGACGAGGGTTCAGAGATCCTCGTTCAGATGAAGAGAGAACCTATGGAGAACAAGGGAGCTAAGCTTACATGCAGGATAAGTCTTCCTGGGAAGTTCCTCGTGTATTTGCCCACAACCAACAGGATATTCATCTCCTCAAAAATAGAGGATGATAGTAAGAGAAACTACTTCAAAGAGCTCTTTGAAAAACATCTGGACAAGGATGGCGTTATAGTGAGAACTTCCGCTGAATTCGCAACGGAAGAAAAGCTCTTACAAGAATTGCAAAGGCTAAGAAAAGTCTGGGAGGATATAAAGAGGAAAGCAGCGAGCATAAAACAGGGTATGGTTTATGAAGAGTTACCCGCCTATATGCAGCTTGTGAGGGATTACTGGAGTGATATATCGGAGATAGTAGTTGACGACAGGGAACTGTGGTCTGAGCTATTGGTCCAACTTGAGGAACACTCCCCAGAGCTCATAAGTAAGGTCAGGTACGTAAAGAACATCAGCGTATTTTTCAAGAAATACGGGCTTGATAAGGCGCTTACAAAACTGTTTGCCCGTTACGTATGGCTCAAAAGCGGAGGGTACATAATAATTGAAGAAACGGAAGCCATGACAGTTATAGACGTGAACAGCGGTGCCGGTTGCGGGGAAACCTTGGAAGAAAATGCTCTAAAGACGAACATAGAGGCAGCCCATGAGATAGTTAGACAGATAAAGTTAAGGGGAATAGGAGGGATAGTGATAATTGACTTTATAGACATGAAAGATAAGAGAAATAAGAACCTGCTTGTAGATAAGGTTAAGGAACTCTTCGCCGATGAAGGCTCCAACGTTCACGTTTACGGAATAACCCAACTGGGGCTTTTAGAGCTCACACGGAAAAAAGAGACACCGAGCGTAACCAGACTGCTATCCATAGACTGCCCCTTCTGTAAGGGTAAAGGGTACATAAAGAGCCCAGAAGTGGTCCTATACGAAATTGAAAAGGAGATCAACTACTTTAAGGGAAGGTACTTAGAGATAAAGGTAAACCCAGCTCTGAAAGATAAGGTTGAGAGCCTCCTTGAAAAGAGCAATATGAAACAGTGGGTATCTGTGAAAGAGGAGTGTGATGCTCCTCTTGATTACTACGAAATGTTTCTGACAGGATGA
- the bamD gene encoding outer membrane protein assembly factor BamD → MKKGLSFLLLVFVFIAGCAKMTEEKRARNAQEYYREAVNAYANKDYGDAAWSFNEALKYMDYLTPEQIENAKFLLGKSYYYDGNYVNAVVALEDYIFYYPKLSRTEEAYYLLIDSYIKVSPDPYRDQEYTWKAIDKAKEFLSKFPKSSFAQKVQGLIDTAYRKIAQYELNIAEFYENYGYTYSAALRYREVLINFPGQVNEPEVAYRYIMCLLTTDRQVNIEKEKMESLIREAKDKLEEARSEEEKKAAQKRLSFLESEVKRWEEIGKKALEEAKEALAKYREVYGETLYYRKLKELAKEKGWKS, encoded by the coding sequence ATGAAAAAAGGTTTAAGCTTCCTTCTCCTTGTGTTTGTTTTTATAGCGGGTTGCGCAAAGATGACCGAGGAGAAGAGAGCCCGAAATGCTCAGGAATACTACAGGGAGGCGGTTAACGCCTATGCTAATAAAGACTATGGAGACGCCGCATGGAGTTTCAATGAGGCTCTTAAGTATATGGACTATCTGACGCCTGAACAGATAGAGAATGCAAAATTCCTGCTCGGAAAGAGCTATTACTACGACGGTAATTACGTAAATGCAGTTGTTGCCCTTGAGGATTACATATTCTATTACCCTAAACTGAGCAGGACGGAAGAGGCGTACTACTTACTGATAGACAGCTACATAAAGGTTTCCCCTGACCCGTACAGAGATCAGGAGTATACCTGGAAGGCTATAGACAAGGCGAAAGAGTTCCTGAGCAAGTTCCCTAAAAGCTCCTTTGCTCAAAAAGTCCAGGGACTTATAGACACAGCCTACAGAAAAATTGCCCAGTACGAGCTCAACATAGCAGAGTTTTACGAAAATTATGGCTACACCTATTCAGCAGCTTTAAGGTACAGGGAAGTTCTTATCAACTTTCCAGGACAGGTAAACGAGCCAGAGGTTGCCTACAGGTACATAATGTGTCTGCTGACAACGGACAGGCAGGTAAACATTGAGAAGGAGAAGATGGAAAGTCTGATAAGGGAGGCAAAGGATAAGCTTGAGGAGGCGAGAAGTGAAGAAGAAAAGAAGGCGGCTCAGAAGAGGCTCTCATTTTTAGAGAGCGAAGTCAAACGCTGGGAGGAGATAGGAAAAAAAGCTCTAGAAGAAGCCAAGGAAGCTCTTGCCAAATACAGAGAGGTTTACGGTGAAACCCTATACTATAGGAAGCTGAAGGAACTGGCAAAAGAGAAAGGATGGAAAAGTTAA
- the rsfS gene encoding ribosome silencing factor: MEKLKLIKKLLEDKKAEDIVVLDVSNLTNIADYFLIASANSTVHARALAEYLVEELKKAGYTIDHIEGMEFGNWILIDLLDVIVHIFTPEWREHYGIEWIWAEARRLEV; encoded by the coding sequence ATGGAAAAGTTAAAACTTATTAAAAAACTACTGGAGGACAAGAAGGCCGAGGATATAGTTGTGCTTGACGTTTCAAACCTAACAAATATAGCTGACTACTTTCTGATAGCCTCAGCAAACTCAACCGTTCATGCAAGAGCACTTGCAGAGTATCTGGTTGAAGAGCTTAAGAAGGCTGGCTATACCATTGATCATATTGAAGGAATGGAGTTTGGGAACTGGATACTTATAGACCTGCTTGATGTTATAGTGCACATATTTACTCCTGAATGGCGGGAGCACTACGGTATAGAATGGATATGGGCAGAGGCGAGGAGATTAGAGGTATGA